Genomic window (Megamonas funiformis):
ATGACTGTAAGCAGTAAAGATTTATTTTTTAATTTTTTATAATTAAATCTAGAAGTTAAAGCAAAAGCGACAAATCCAATTAACAAACTTATTAAATGACGAATTAAAAAGAAATAGGGATTTTCAAAGTTAGTATAAGCAGTTATTAAGCTGGCACTACAAATATTTATAGTGCCAATGACAATCAGGATAAACATGATACAGGTGATAGCTTCCATATCATTTATCCAAAATTTTTGCTTAGTCAACATTATTTTTTATCCTGCTTAGTAAAAGTTACCTCACAGCGATTGATTTTTTCACCGAAACCGCTAAATTTACGTTCATATTCTGTCATGATATTGTTAGCTTGATATTCACTATTATGAAGGTCAAAAGTAAGTGCATTTACTTTTAAATTAGCAAGTTCAAATTGTTCTAATGAAAAATCAAATAGAGGTCTATTGTCGGTTTTAAAGAATAATTCCCCATTATCTTTTAAGAGTTTGCGATATTTTTCCAAAAATCCTACATAAGTTAAACGTCTTTTTGCATGACGAGCTTTTGGCCATGGGTCGCAGAAATTGATATAAAAACGGTCAACTTCATCTTCAGCAAAGATATTTTCAATTTGTTCGATATTAAATACCATTAAGCGAACATTAGTTAAGCCAAGTTCTTTTACTTTTTTAGCAGCATAGTATAAAACATCTTGTTGAAG
Coding sequences:
- the trmB gene encoding tRNA (guanosine(46)-N7)-methyltransferase TrmB; the protein is MRLRRKPWIDEAILDFNDFVYTKGQSPSEEIKGHWHEVFDRQAPLYVELGTGKGDFISKTAALHPEVNFIGIELQQDVLYYAAKKVKELGLTNVRLMVFNIEQIENIFAEDEVDRFYINFCDPWPKARHAKRRLTYVGFLEKYRKLLKDNGELFFKTDNRPLFDFSLEQFELANLKVNALTFDLHNSEYQANNIMTEYERKFSGFGEKINRCEVTFTKQDKK